One genomic segment of Balaenoptera musculus isolate JJ_BM4_2016_0621 chromosome 11, mBalMus1.pri.v3, whole genome shotgun sequence includes these proteins:
- the TMEM42 gene encoding transmembrane protein 42: MEGRRPFAGGGVCAAVYPDASAGFPPHLQAGAMRRRFWGVFNCLCAGAFGALAAASAKLAFGSEVNVGFCVLGIIVMATTNSLMWTFFSRGLSFSMSSAIASVTVTFSNILSSAFLGFVLYGECQEVLWWGGVFLILCGLTLIHRELPPPRKALPHKQQ; encoded by the exons ATGGAGGGAAGGCGTCCGTTCGCCGGCGGAGGGGTGTGCGCGGCCGTCTACCCCGACGCCTCCGCCGGATTCCCCCCGCACCTCCAGGCGGGCGCAATGCGGCGCCGCTTCTGGGGCGTGTTCAACTGCCTGTGCGCCGGCGCGTTCGGGGCCTTGGCTGCCGCCTCCGCCAAGCTGGCCTTCGGCAGCGAG GTGAACGTGGGCTTCTGCGTCTTAGGCATTATTGTGATGGCTACCACCAATTCTCTGATGTGGACGTTCTTTAGccggggcctcagtttctccatgtcttCAGCCATTGCATCTGTCACGGTGACTTTTTCAAATATCCTCAGCTCG GCCTTCCTGGGTTTTGTGTTGTATGGAGAGTGCCAGGAGGTCTTGTGGTGGGGAGGAGTCTTCCTCATCCTCTGCGGACTCACCCTGATCCACAGGGAGCTGCCACCACCCAGGAAGGCTCTTCCACACAAGCAGCAGTAG